One window from the genome of Pseudoliparis swirei isolate HS2019 ecotype Mariana Trench chromosome 24, NWPU_hadal_v1, whole genome shotgun sequence encodes:
- the lpar2b gene encoding lysophosphatidic acid receptor 2b encodes MDTDTEDTPGCYRNRSIRFFYEKSGKNISDHWRSRDYVIVSLGMAVCFIVIFSNLLVIAAILKNRRFHFPIYYLLGNLAVADLFSGVSYLHLMLHTGPWTIKLTKYRWFVRQGLVDTSLTASVLNLLAVAVERHQTIFNMQLHSHMSARRVLMVMVLIWLGAILMGLVPTMGWHCLCDLDRCSTMAPLYSRSYLVFWSALNLLTFSVMVAVYTRIFIYVRRKSRQMAPHTSAPARDPVLGLMKTVSMILGCFVLCWTPGLVILLLDGLGCERCNVLQYEKYFLVLAECNALVNPVIYSLRDRDMRSTFRALLCFPCRRGRDPQSGSGVHFKSMEQERSRVAEAMDESNGTLLITGASET; translated from the exons CCCCGGGGTGCTACCGCAACCGCTCCATCAGGTTCTTCTACGAGAAGAGCGGCAAGAACATCAGCGACCACTGGCGCAGCCGCGACTACGTGATCGTGAGCCTGGGCATGGCGGTCTGCTTCATCGTCATCTTCTCCAACCTGCTGGTCATCGCCGCCATCTTGAAGAACCGCCGCTTCCACTTCCCCATCTACTACCTCCTGGGGAACCTGGCTGTGGCGGACCTGTTCTCAG GCGTGTCCTACCTGCACCTGATGCTGCACACGGGCCCCTGGACCATCAAGCTCACCAAGTACCGCTGGTTCGTGCGCCAGGGCCTGGTGGACACCAGCCTGACGGCGTCGGTGCTCAACCTGCTGGCCGTGGCCGTGGAGCGCCACCAGACCATCTTCAACATGCAGCTGCACAGCCACATGAGCGCGCGCCGCGTGCTCATGGTCATGGTGCTGATCTGGCTGGGCGCCATCCTCATGGGCCTGGTGCCCACCATGGGCTGGCACTGCCTGTGCGACCTGGACCGCTGCTCCACCATGGCGCCGCTCTACAGCCGCAGCTACCTGGTGTTCTGGAGCGCGCTCAACCTGCTCACCTTCTCCGTCATGGTGGCCGTCTACACGCGCATCTTCATCTACGTGCGGCGCAAGAGCCGCCAGATGGCGCCGCACACCAGCGCGCCGGCCAGGGACCCGGTGCTGGGCCTCATGAAGACCGTCTCCATGATcctgg gctgctTCGTGCTGTGCTGGACCCCCGGCCTGGTGATCCTGCTGCTGGACGGCCTGGGCTGCGAGCGCTGCAACGTGCTGCAGTATGAGAAGTACTTCCTGGTGCTGGCGGAGTGCAACGCGCTGGTGAACCCCGTCATCTACTCCCTCAGGGACCGCGACATGCGCAGCACCTTCAGGGCCCTGCTGTGCTTCCCCTGCAGGCGGGGCCGGGACCCCCAGAGCGGCTCCGGGGTCCACTTCAAGTCCATGGAGCAGGAG aGGTCCCGCGTTGCCGAGGCGATGGACGAGAGCAACGGGACGCTTCTCATCACCGGAGCCTCAGAGACCTGA